From Osmerus mordax isolate fOsmMor3 chromosome 8, fOsmMor3.pri, whole genome shotgun sequence, a single genomic window includes:
- the si:ch211-142k18.1 gene encoding uncharacterized protein si:ch211-142k18.1, with protein sequence MWCCWTLATLLWVSTATPALSQSGDGDGESGSGFGISMIILSSNASQEVGDEPARTQNKVWVTSSTSLSQPLPSHPSPSQPSPSQPSPSQPSPSQPSPSQPSPSQPLPSQPSPSQPSPSQPLPSQPSPSQPLPSQPSPSQPSPSQPSPSQPSPSQPLPSQPSPSQPSPSQPLPSQPSPSQPLPSQPSPSQPLPSQPLPSQPSPSQPSPSQPSPSQPLLSQPLPSQLLPSQPSPSQPSLSQPLPSQLLPSQPSPSQPSLSQPLPSQPLPSQPLPSQPSPSQPSPSQPSPSQPSPLQPSPSQPSPSKPLPSKISPSQPSPSQPSPSQPLPSQSSPSQPSQSQPLPSTFSPSKSPPAPTLLYEPRPDECSVHFHTSQADSRSLKAQREKLTYLKAIQHGNQAVIENLIQYVGAELGEQSYEDVIQENVVGIRDDHLSCDGLVKKVSEDLEGQLEGDVEEALAEMQKIKEESLAFEGMLRAAADIASRLEVSSQALHASFTRQLKDKHAVLHH encoded by the exons ATGTGGTGCTGTTGGACTCTGGCCACCTTGCTGTGGGTATCCACAGCAACACCAGCCCTCAGCCAAAGTGGGGATGGCGACGGGGAATCAGGATCTGGATTCGGCATTTCTATGATAATCTTGTCTAGTAATGCCTCACAAGAGGTTGGCGACGAGCCTGCCAGGACGCAAAACAAAGTTTGGGTCACATCCTCAACCTCACTATCCCAACCTTTGCCATCCCATCCCTCACCATCACAACCTTCACCATCACAACCCTCACCATCACAACCCTCACCATCACAACCCTCACCATCACAACCCTCACCATCTCAACCCTTACCATCACAACCCTCACCATCACAACCCTCGCCGTCACAACCCTTACCATCACAACCCTCGCCGTCACAACCCTTACCATCACAACCCTCACCATCACAACCCTCACCGTCACAACCCTCACCATCACAACCCTCACCATCTCAACCCTTGCCATCACAACCCTCACCGTCACAACCCTCGCCGTCACAACCCTTACCATCACAACCCTCGCCGTCACAACCCTTACCATCACAACCCTCGCCGTCACAACCCTTACCATCACAACCCCTGCCGTCACAACCCTCACCATCACAACCCTCGCCGTCACAACCCTCACCATCACAACCCTTGCTGTCACAACCCTTACCATCACAACTCTTGCCGTCACAACCCTCCCCATCACAACCCTCGCTGTCACAACCCTTACCATCACAACTCTTGCCGTCACAACCCTCCCCATCACAACCCTCGCTGTCACAACCCTTACCATCACAACCCTTACCATCACAACCCTTGCCGTCACAACCCTCACCATCACAACCCTCACCATCACAACCCTCACCTTCTCAACCCTCACCATTACAACCCTCACCATCACAACCCTCACCATCAAAACCCTTGCCATCAAAAATCTCACCATCACAACCCTCACCTTCTCAACCCTCACCATCACAACCCTTGCCATCACAATCCTCACCATCACAACCGTCACAATCACAACCGTTGCCATCAACATTTTCACCTTCCAAATCACCACCAGCACCAACCTTGCTCTACGAGCCCAGGCCAGACGAGTGCTCGGTCCACTTTCACACCAGCCAGGCCGACTCCAGGAGCCTCAAGgcccagagagagaagctgacCTACCTAAAGGCCATCCAGCACGGCAACCAGGCAGTGATAGAGAACCTGATCCAGTACGTGGGAGCTGAGCTGGGGGAGCAGAGCTACGAGGATGTGATCCAGGAGAATGTGGTGGGAATCAGGGATGACCACCTGAGCTGTGACGGGCTGGTGAAGAAGGTGTCAGAGGACCTGGAGGGGCAACTGGAGGGGGATGTGGAAGAGGCCCTGGCTGAGATGCAAAA AATCAAAGAGGAGTCGCTGGCCTTTGAAGGCATGCTCCGTGCAGCTGCAGATATTGCCAGCAGGCTGGAAGTCTCCTCACAGGCTCTGCATGCCTCCTTCACCAGGCAGCTGAAAGACAAACATGCTGTCCTCCATCATTAA